Proteins encoded within one genomic window of Gloeobacter kilaueensis JS1:
- a CDS encoding response regulator has protein sequence MKILLAEDDEAQAEAIRAFLSAQRYSVEVVHDGRAAQDLAAIYSFDLALLDVGLPGLSGIEVCRWLRKEGRRLPVLLLTGRDGSADKVAGLDAGADDYLVKPCDLPELAARIRALLRRGAAGSAPVLGWGKLQFDPSNCQVHWQDQLLRLSPKEYSLLELFLRGGRRVYSRAAIIDHLWPMEEPPEEDTVKAHIKGLRHKLREAGAPADLIETVYGLGYRLKSPEPKPDEGLPAALAAVWERHKETIFLRLEPLEAARRAELSGQLSAQLRDEARQAAHKLTGSLGTFGLGEGSRLARTLEQALQRSGPLTDRFTTDLAALRRELERAGGKAAIAPQEAGRVPVLLAVDVEVQVWTQISAFAAGNYALLHVRGVPEAQRAIEKQRPDLAAIDLHPAGLEPGDRSRRWELVAALVAEAVPVLVLGEADAFLERVEAARRGSRAFVERTIEARLFWKVIQRTLAQRGTQAKVMIVDDDRELLAALQTLLADWPLELVTLSDPHQFWPLLASARPDLLVLDVEMPDISGVELCRIVRADPAWQQLPVLFLSAHTDAATVQRLWLSGADDYIQKPVSGADLAARILNRLDRLHAQSELLR, from the coding sequence ATGAAAATTTTGCTCGCAGAAGATGACGAGGCCCAGGCTGAGGCGATCCGGGCTTTTTTGAGCGCCCAGCGCTACAGCGTCGAGGTGGTACACGACGGTCGAGCGGCCCAGGATCTGGCGGCAATCTATAGCTTTGATCTGGCTTTGCTCGATGTCGGGTTGCCGGGGCTCAGCGGCATCGAGGTGTGCCGGTGGCTGCGCAAGGAGGGCCGGCGGTTGCCGGTGTTGTTGCTGACCGGGCGCGACGGGAGCGCCGACAAGGTGGCTGGTCTCGATGCTGGGGCGGACGATTATCTGGTCAAGCCCTGCGATCTGCCGGAGCTGGCGGCCCGGATCCGGGCGCTGCTCAGACGGGGAGCGGCGGGTAGTGCGCCGGTCCTTGGCTGGGGCAAGCTGCAATTCGATCCGAGTAACTGCCAGGTACACTGGCAGGACCAGCTTCTGCGCCTTTCTCCCAAGGAGTACAGTCTGCTGGAGTTATTTTTGCGCGGTGGCCGGCGGGTCTACAGCCGTGCGGCGATCATCGATCATCTCTGGCCGATGGAGGAGCCACCGGAGGAGGACACGGTCAAGGCCCACATCAAAGGTCTGCGCCACAAACTGCGGGAGGCCGGGGCACCGGCGGACCTGATCGAGACGGTCTATGGCCTGGGCTACCGCCTCAAATCGCCGGAGCCCAAACCCGACGAGGGGCTCCCGGCGGCCCTCGCTGCGGTCTGGGAGCGCCACAAAGAAACGATCTTTTTGCGGCTGGAACCACTGGAAGCGGCCCGCCGGGCTGAATTGAGCGGGCAGTTGAGTGCTCAGTTGCGCGATGAGGCCAGGCAGGCTGCCCACAAGCTCACTGGCTCGCTGGGCACCTTCGGTCTGGGCGAAGGATCCCGCCTGGCCCGCACCCTGGAGCAGGCTCTGCAGCGGAGTGGACCCCTCACCGACCGCTTTACGACGGATCTGGCGGCGCTGCGGCGCGAACTGGAACGGGCCGGTGGCAAAGCAGCCATCGCACCGCAGGAGGCCGGACGGGTGCCTGTTCTGCTCGCCGTCGATGTCGAGGTGCAGGTATGGACGCAGATCAGCGCCTTCGCGGCGGGGAACTACGCCCTACTCCACGTCCGGGGCGTTCCCGAGGCCCAGCGGGCGATCGAGAAGCAGCGGCCAGATCTGGCGGCGATCGACCTGCATCCAGCCGGATTAGAGCCGGGCGATCGCTCCCGGCGCTGGGAACTCGTCGCCGCGCTGGTGGCGGAGGCGGTGCCGGTACTGGTGCTGGGCGAGGCCGACGCTTTTTTGGAGCGCGTCGAGGCGGCCCGCCGTGGCAGCCGGGCCTTTGTCGAGCGGACGATCGAGGCGCGCTTATTCTGGAAGGTGATTCAGCGCACGCTCGCCCAACGGGGCACCCAGGCGAAGGTGATGATCGTCGATGACGACCGCGAACTGCTCGCGGCGCTTCAAACACTGCTTGCAGACTGGCCGCTGGAACTGGTCACCCTGAGCGACCCGCACCAGTTCTGGCCGCTCCTGGCATCAGCCCGGCCCGATCTGCTGGTGCTCGATGTCGAGATGCCCGACATCAGCGGCGTCGAGCTGTGCCGGATCGTGCGCGCCGATCCGGCCTGGCAGCAGTTGCCGGTGCTTTTTTTAAGCGCCCACACCGACGCTGCGACTGTGCAGCGGCTGTGGTTGAGCGGCGCTGACGATTACATCCAGAAGCCCGTCAGCGGAGCGGATCTGGCCGCGCGCATCCTCAATCGCCTCGATCGCCTGCACGCCCAATCGGAGTTGCTCAGATGA